In a genomic window of Telopea speciosissima isolate NSW1024214 ecotype Mountain lineage chromosome 5, Tspe_v1, whole genome shotgun sequence:
- the LOC122662766 gene encoding B3 domain-containing transcription factor VRN1-like, with translation MRCCRRDSHRRNSQSRKPHFFKVILHSTVDDGQLVIPVEFVRRFGEDLSDSAVLKLPSGKEWVVELKKTDGRVWFHNGFQGFLEYHNISVGYFIVFRYEGDSQFLCLIFNDNSCEIKYKLQESNLQDNLENEESGEEEDTPASLRKKIKKHGKRSSAGSPVTQPYCPAQKKRKMNNIVGKRTKPNPSGEEVTKGFENQQTAEDESHLCLEDEYELAFLRKERPVTKKERERAICAAKTLKTKNPSFMVVMTPSYLRKGLNVPLVFARDHFSVGFHRVKLRLSNGGTWPARFFLRSSIKALLSGGWNAFARENILLEGDCCVFEVLNKKDIEMKVSIFRVVEDWVPLVGSIIAKTRIPTTIKESKATQAAREFKSEYPFYTVYIHQSYARRCGMIMKADFVKSHMTDEVDTITLQNSDGRKWSVKCFIKDGAGKFGRGWGAFAKENNVEEGDVCAFELLKKKGTVLKVSILKNH, from the exons ATGCGCTGTTGCCGGAGAGACTCCCACAGACGGAATTCTCAGTCGAGGAAACCCCATTTTTTCAAAGTGATCCTCCATTCAACTGTCGATGACGGACAGCTT GTGATCCCAGTTGAATTTGTTCGTAGATTTGGAGAAGATCTATCTGATTCTGCAGTTCTCAAGCTTCCTAGCGGCAAAGAGTGGGTTGTAGAGTTGAAGAAAACTGATGGAAGGGTTTGGTTCCACAATGGTTTTCAAGGATTCTTGGAGTATCACAACATATCTGTTGGATACTTCATAGTTTTTAGATATGAAGGGGATTCCCAAttcctttgtcttattttcaaTGATAATTCTTGTGAAATAAAATATAAGCTTCAAGAGTCGAATCTTCAAGATAATcttgaaaatgaagaaagtggagaagaagaggacacTCCAGCTTCCTTGAGAAAGAAGATTAAGAAACATGGAAAAAGAAGTTCTGCTGGAAGCCCGGTCACTCAACCTTACTGTCCTGctcagaaaaaaaggaaaatgaataaTATTGTGGGAAAGCGAACCAAGCCAAATCCTTCGGGAGAGGAGGTGACCAAAGGATTTGAGAACCAACAGACAGCTGAAGATGAATCGCATCTGTGTTTAGAAGATGAATATGAATTGGCTTTTCTGAGGAAGGAAAGGCCagtgacaaagaaagaaagagaaagggcaATTTGCGCAGCCAAGacattaaaaactaaaaatcctTCATTCATGGTCGTCATGACACCGTCCTATCTGCGCAAGGGACTG AATGTTCCTCTTGTATTTGCAAGGGATCATTTCTCCGTGGGATTTCACCGTGTCAAACTTCGGCTGTCAAATGGGGGAACATGGCCTGCCCGGTTCTTTCTTCGCAGTAGCATTAAAGCACTTCTTAGTGGTGGATGGAATGCATTTGCTCGGGAAAACATTCTTTTAGAAGGAGACTGTTGTGTATTTGAGGTGCTTAACAAGAAAGATATTGAGATGAAAGTATCAATTTTCCGTGTTGTGGAAGATTGGGTCCCACTTGTTGGATCTA TTATTGCAAAGACAAGGATTCCTACGACTATCAAAGAAAGTAAAGCCACTCAAGCAGCAAGAGAGTTCAAGTCTGAATATCCATTCTACACGGTTTATATACATCAAAGCTATGCTCGGAGGTGTGGGATG ATTATGAAGGCTGACTTTGTCAAGAGCCATATGACAGATGAAGTAGATACAATCACACTTCAGAATTCAGATGGGAGAAAATGGTCTGTCAAGTGTTTTATTAAGGATGGTGCAGGTAAATTTGGTCGTGGTTGGGGTGCATTTGCAAAGGAAAATAATGTAGAAGAGGGAGATGTTTGTGCTTTTGAGCTTCTTAAAAAGAAGGGTACTGTTTTGAAGGTCtccattttaaaaaatcactGA